One Sulfitobacter sp. M39 genomic window, CGAATAGGAAGAAATGGTATACAGGTTTTCCAGCGTGGCTTCGTCTGGGTAAATCGCTGTGTCCCCGATCACGTCCTCGGCAAGGAACTCCTGGCTCGCCTTGTTGCCGTTCGCATAGTAAACGTAGTTCGAGGCGGCGGCCATGTTCTCTGGTTCCATCATGAAATTCAAGAACTTATGCGCCCCATCCGGGTTTGGCGCATCCGCTGGAATGGCCATATTGTCGAACCACATCAACGCCCCTTCTTTTGGCGCGTAGTAGGCGATTTCGACACCGTTATCCGCCTCGGCCGCGCGGTCACGCGATTGTAGAATGTCACCCGACCAGCCGAAGGCAACGCAGATATCACCGTTGGCCAGTGCGTTAATATACTCCGAGCTGTGGAACTTTTGAACGTGGGGGGCAACCGCCGTCAAAACAGGCTCCGCCTTAGCGATCACGTCAGGGTCCTGGGATTGGGGATCTTCGCCCAGAAACTTCAGCGCCGCGGGGATCATTTCTGTCGGAGCGTCAAGGAAATGGACGCCACATTCAGCCAGCTTTTCCATGTTCTCGGGCTTGAATACGAGGTCTAGCGAATCAACAGGGGCATCTTCGCCCAGCACTTCCTTAACCTTGGTCATGTTAACGCCAAGCCCAGTGGTGCCCCACATATAGTTAACGGCATATTCATTACCGGGGTCGTATTTCGATACGCGGTCCTCGATCACGTCCCACATGTTGGCGATGTTCGGCAGCTTGTCTTTGTCGAGCTTCTGGAAAACCCCCGCCGTGATCTGGCGTTCAAGGAAGGTACCGGTCGGGACAACCACGTCGTAGCCGGACCCGCCTGCAAGCATCTTGGTTTCAAGCACTTCGTTACTGTCAAACACGTCATAGATCAGATCAATGCCGGTTTCTGTTTCAAATTTCTGCAACAGGTCTTCGTCGATGTAGTCGGACCAGTTATAGACCCGCACCTCTTCACCCAAGGCGCTGGTGGCGATCAATGCCGTTGCTGCGATTGAACTGAGCAAGCTATATTTCATTGTCATCTCCCGTTGTGTAGGCTCAGTTGATCCGAACCTTTCGTCAATTTGATCAAGTTTTGCGTCATGCGACAAGATCATTTATAATTTTACGCAGGTGCATGCCGTGGTTCAAAATGTGGTTGAGTACAATTTAGGCAAATTTGATGAACTTAAATTCCGCTGACCTTGCGTCGCAAAAGCCTTTGGAAAGCCCGGCCAAGGTGCCGGCCCATCAGCATGTCTATGAACGCGTGCGCAAGCTGATCCTGTTCGGCGACCTTGCCCCTGGTCAGGCCGTCACCATTCAAGGCCTTGCAGAAACCCTTGATGCGGGCATGACCCCAGTGCGCGAAGCGCTGCGCCGTTTGATCGCCGAAGGCGCGCTGGTGCATCAGGGCAATCGCCGCGTATCAGTGCCTGTGCTGGACCTCGAAGGGGTTAACGAGCTGGAATTCATGCGAAAAACTCTTGAAACAGAGCTTGCACAACGTGCCACAGGCCGCATGTCAGAGACTGTTTTAAACGAACTTGCACAGGTGGATGACGCGCTGAACCACGCGATTGATCGCGGGGATATCGGCGAATACCTGACCCAGAACTACCGTTTTCACACCATCATCAACGCCTGTGCAGAGGCCCCTATTCTGGCCGCGACCGTCGACCGCTTATGGCTGATGTTCGGCCCGTCGCTGCGCGTGGTCTGCGGTCGGTTTGGCACGTCGAACCTGCCAGATAAACATGCCGACTTGCTCGCGGCTTTTCGCGAAGGCGATGCGTCAAAGGCTGCGCAGGCCATGGCCGAGGATGTTTCTCAGGGCATGGTCCAGATTCGCGCCTCGCTTTGATTAAAATCTGATCGGCTGATAGCCGTTTATCATCACCACAGCAGAGCGATTCGATTGACTCTGCATAATTTGATCATATTCTGAGCCCAATCTTCCCTCCCCATTCCCAGAGGTGTTCTTTATGGCCCATATCACCAACCACATGCCCACCGCCGAGCTGCAAGCGCTTGACGCCGCGCATCACATGCACCCGTTCACCACCAATGACGAGCTTGCCGAGAAGGGCGCGCGGATTATCACCCGTGCCAAGGGCGTCTACCTGACCGACAGCGAGGGGAACGAGATCCTCGATGGGATGGCGGGTCTTTGGTGCGTCAACATCGGTTATGGCCGTCAGGAAATGGCCGATGTCGCCGCGCGCCAGATGCTCGAGCTGAACTACTACAACACGTTCTTCATGACCTCCCACGTGCCCGCCATCGCCCTTGCAAAAGAGATTGCGTCACTGGCCCCCGGCGATCTGAACCATGTGTTCTTTGCCGGGTCGGGGTCCGAAGCGAATGACACCAACATCCGGATGGTGCGCACCTATTGGGCGATGAAAGGGAAGCCAGAGAAATCCCACATCATCAGCCGCAAGAATGCCTATCACGGGTCGTCGATGGGGTCCGGCTCTCTTGGTGGCATGAGCTATATGCACGAACAGGGCGGCATGCCGATCCCCGGTATTCACCATATCAACCAGCCCGACTGGTGGGTGGAAGGTGGCGATCATACGCCCGAGGCGTTCGGCCTTGCCCGCGCGCAAGAGCTTGAAGCCAAGATCCTCGAGCTGGGGGCAGATAATGTCGCGGCGTTCATCGGTGAACCCATTCAGGGCGCGGGCGGTGTTATCGTGCCGCCAAGCACCTACTGGCCCGAAATCCAGCGTATTTGTGACAAGTACGACGTATTGATCATCGCGGACGAGGTGATCTGTGGCTTTGGCCGGACAGGCAGCTGGTTCGGGTCCGAAACCATGGGAATCAAGCCGCATATCATGACCATTGCCAAGGGCCTGAGCTCTGGCTACCAGCCGATTGGCGGGTCCATCGTTTGTGACGAGATCGCGCAGACCATCGGGTCCGGGGAGTTCAATCACGGCTATACCTATTCGGGGCACCCCGTCTGCTCGGCCGTGGCACTGGAAAACCTGCGGATTATGCAGGACGAAAAGATTCTGGATCACGTGAACAATGTTGCGGCCCCCGCCCTGAAGGAGGGGCTGGCCAAATTGGCAGAGCATCCTTTGGTCGGCACCGTCAACGTCGCGGGTCTTATGGCGTCGCTGCCGCTGTCCCCGCGCAAAGAAACGCGGTCAAAGTTCGCAGGCGATGCAGGAACCGTCGGTTATATGTGTCGTGAACGCTGCTTTGCGAATAATCTGGTGATGCGCCACGTCGGCGACCGGATGATCATCTCGCCACCGCTGGTGATCACCCCCGAAGAGATCAAAGTATTCATGACGCGCGCCACCAAAGCGCTGGATGAAACCTATACCGCGGTCAAAGAAGGCGGCCTGCTCAAGGCAGCCGAAGACCACGCGCAAGACGCTGAATCGCCGCTCGGCTAAGGCGTGACATACATTCGGGACGAGGCGCAAAGGTCGCCCGTCCCGCCGCTGGAAGCCCTGCAAGGACTTGTCTGTTTGCGACATCGGCAGTGGCTGACCAGCGCTCAAAATCGCCGGGTTCGGGGCGAGCCGCTGAGGCTTAGCCTATGGCAGATATTAACGAATTTCCCTTATTTCAAGCAGGCTGCACAGTAATTCCGCAGGCAAAAGAACTGTTTCTTGTCAAATAACCGTCGATCTTCCCGCAATTGACGCTTTCTGCCCAAAAGTGTCGTTAATTGGTTGCAAAGCGGAAACCAGCCAGTTTTAACTTCCTGTCAACAAGGGCGCTTGAACGTCACAATAAACGGGGAGCCAGCTTTGGCAGATACTTCAGCAACGAATGCGTTCGTAGAATTTGAACGCGTGCAGAAAAGCTATGACGGCGAAAATCTCGTCGTAAAAGACCTCAACCTGTCGATGCCGAAAGGCGAGTTTCTGACAATGCTCGGGCCATCGGGGTCCGGCAAGACCACCTGCCTGATGATGCTGGCGGGTTTCGAAACGGCCACGCATGGCGACATCCGGCTTGATGGTAAATCGATCAACAACATCCCGCCGCACAAACGCGGCATTGGCATGGTGTTCCAGAACTACGCGCTTTTCCCGCATATGACCGTTGCCGAAAACCTCGCCTTCCCGCTTGAGGTGCGCAAGATCGGCAAGTCCGAGCGTGAAGAGAAAGTGAAGATCGCGCTGGACCGTGTTCAGATGGGCGACTTCGGCGGCCGCCGTCCGGCACAGCTTTCCGGCGGTCAGCAGCAACGTGTTGCCTTGGCCCGTGCTTTGGTCTTCGAACCTGAACTGGTGTTGATGGACGAACCGCTGGGGGCGTTGGACAAACAGCTGCGCGAAACATTGCAGTTCGAGATCACGCATCTGGCGCATGAATTGGGCATCACTGTGGTCTACGTGACCCACGACCAGACCGAAGCGCTGACAATGTCCGACCGCGTAGCCGTGTTCGAAAACGGCCGCATCCAACAGTTGGCCCCGCCCGATCTGCTGTATGAAGAGCCCGAAAACAGCTTTGTTGCGCAGTTCATCGGCGAGAATAACACCCTTGAAGGCGTCGTGACCGAGATCAAGGGCGGCACTTGCCTTGTGCAGTTGGACGGCGGCGGCCTGATCGAGGCAAAGCCGATCAACGTGACCCGCGCCGGCGAACGCACCCGTGTCTCTATCCGCCCCGAGCGCGTTGAATTCAACAAGGACCGGATGCAGGAAGGGGCGCATACGCTGAAAGCCGAAGTACTTGAATTCGTCTATATGGGCGACATCTTCCGCACCCGTCTGCGGGTTGCCGGGACCGACAATTTTATCATCAAGACACGAAACGCACCCGATCAGGTACGTTTGAAGCCAGGCCAGCAGATCGAGATTGGCTGGTTGGCAGAGGATTGCCGCGCCCTCGACGCATAAGCGTCGGGACGCGGCCGGCCGTCCAACGTTCGACGGCGTCGCACGAGGCTGTGGTTAAGCCCGATATCACATCCTCAAGACCCTAACGGGCATATAATGGGAGACTATCTAATGAAGTTTACGACAACGCTACTCGCATCCTCCGCGATCATTGGCGCTGGCACATTGGCATTCGCCGATGCGCATGCGGACATGGCCAAAGAGATGACGCTTGTTTCCTGGGGTGGCGCTTACCAAGCCAGCCAAGACAAAGCGTATCTGCAGCCCTATCTGGAAATGCACCCTGAACTCTCTGCTGTTTGGGATGAAAGCTCCAACGAAGCCGTGGCAAAGCTGCGCGCGATGAACGAAGCCGGCAACGTGACCTGGGATCTGGTCGACGTGGTTGCCGCTGACGCCATCCGCCTGTGCGACGAAGGTCTGGCGATGGAAATCGACGCGGACGAAATGCTGGCAGAAGCCCCCGACGGGACATCCGCTGAAGACGACTTTGGCGACCTGCTGGTCAGCGACTGCTTTATCCCGCAGATCGTGTATTCGACCACATTCGGGTATCGCACAGACATGGTTGGCGACACGCCTCCAACCAAAATCTGCGACGTCTTCGACACCGAAGCCTACCCAGGCAAGCGCGCGCTTGAAAAGCGTCCGATCAACAACATGGAATGGGCGCTGCTCTGTGACGGCGTTGCAAAGGACGAAGTCTATGACGTTCTGGCAACTCCAGAAGGTCAGGAACAGGCTCTGGCCAAGCTCGACACCATCAAGGACGACGTGATCTGGTGGTCCGCCGGTGCCGACACGCCACAGCTGCTGGCCGATGGTGAAGTCGTCATGGGGTCCACCTACAACGGCCGTCTGTTCAGCGTCATCGAAGAGCAAGACCAGCCCGTTGCAATGCTGTGGGACGCACAAGTGTTCGACCTTGACGGTTGGATCATCCCCGCCGGTCTGCCTGACGACCGTCTGGCCCGCGTCAAAGACTTCGTGAAATTCGCGACAGACACACAGCGTCTGGCGGATCAATCGCAGTACATCAGCTACGGCCCTGCCCGTTTGTCCTCCGCTCCTATGGTTGGCAAGCACGCAGAACTGGGCATCGACATGGCACCACACATGCCAACCGACCCGGCCAACGCAGAGAACACGTTCCTGTACAACTACGAGTTCTGGGCTGACTACCGCGACGACATCGACGCGAAGTTCCAAGCATGGTTGGCGCAATAATCGCCTGAACCATTCGGAGGAGGCCGCTTTGGCCTCCTCCACCCTTTATTTGTTTTTCCATTTTCCCGACCTTCCAGCGACCTAACCCCATGGGGCCGATATGAGCGATACCGCCGACGCGACGAACGACACACCTGAACAGACCGGCCCGATGCTGGCCGCGGACGGCACACCGCTGAAACGCAGCCTGAACCGTGCGCTCCGTCGTCAGAAGCTCAGCGCGCTCTTGCTGATCGCCCCTCTGCTGATCTTTATCCTGATCACCTTTATAGCGCCGATCGCCGATATGCTGTTCCGCTCTGTTGAGAACCAAATCGTCAGCGACACGCTGCCCCGCACCACGCAGACCCTGTCCGACTGGGACAGCGAAAGCGGTGAAACCCCCGGCGCCCCCGTCTACAAGGCGCTCTACGAAGACCTGTTCATCGCACAGGAACGCAAATTGCACACCCGTCTGGGCTCAAGGCTCAACTACGAGCTGACCGGTGCATCGTCCCTGTTCCGCAAATCCGGCCGCGGCGTGGATGACATTGGCGAAGTGTTTCAGGACCAGTTCGAGGATCTGAACGACTTCTGGAAGAAGGGGGAAAACTGGAACGCGCTGCTTGGCTCCGACGCATGGCTGGCAGAGATTTCCGACTGGAAAAAATCCTCCGGCGACGACCAGCCCGCGTTTGAAATGCGCGAAGGCATGGCAGAGCTTCTGCCCGAGACCGCCGAATACTACGAGATTTTCGCCGACTTCGTTCAGAACGACGACGAAGACAACCTGTACAAGGAAGACCCATGGGCGCTGATCTACTCGGCCCTCTATGACGACCTGACAGGCCCCACGGCATCGCAAATCGCCAGCTATTCAGGCCCGGCATCAGCCGAACTGACCGAGGCTGCCGCAGCGGCCCCTGCATTCGACGCAGTCGATTACAAAACGGCCTTCACCGAGATTGACGACGATTGGGGCAAAACCCCGATCTGGAGCACAATCCGCGCCTACAGCCCCGCGCTGACCAACGGCTATTTCCTGAATGCCGTCGATATGCAGAAAACGGCTGACGGTCCCGAATTCCGCCCCGACAACGAACGCATCTACGGCACGCTGTTCATGTCGGTCTGCATCACCCTCAGCTGTATCCTGCTGGGCTATCCGGTGGCGTGGATCCTCGCCAACCTGCCCGCGCGCACCGCGAACCTGCTGATGATCCTCGTGCTGCTGCCCTTCTGGACCTCGCTTCTGGTGCGGACATCGGCGTGGAAGGTCATGCTGCAACAACAGGGTGTGATCAACGATACACTGGTGTGGCTGGGGCTGGTGGCCGATGACAGCCGTCTTGCGCTGATCAACAACCAAACCGGCACGATCATCGCGATGACGCACATCCTGCTGCCGTTCATGATCCTGCCGCTCTATTCCGTGATGCAAACAGTACCGCCCAGCTATCTACGTGCGGCAAAGTCGCTGGGGGCTACAAACTGGACAGCCTTCTGGCGCGTGTATTTCCCGCAATCAGTGCCCGGCATCGGAGCAGGGTCGATCCTCGTGTTCATCCTGTCGATCGGCTACTACATCACGCCAGAAATCGTCGGCGGCACCACGGGGACATTCATCTCCAACCGGATTGCCTACCATATCTCCAGCTCGCTCAACTGGGGCCTCGCGGCCGCGCTTGGGGCGATCCTGCTGGCCGTGGTGCTTGGGCTTTACTGGGCCTACGACAAGATCGTCGGCATCGACAACGTGAAACTGGGAGGCTGATATCATGGTCGCACTCACACCTATCTCCCGCAAACCCGTCGGTTTCTATGTACCGGT contains:
- a CDS encoding polyamine ABC transporter substrate-binding protein; the protein is MKYSLLSSIAATALIATSALGEEVRVYNWSDYIDEDLLQKFETETGIDLIYDVFDSNEVLETKMLAGGSGYDVVVPTGTFLERQITAGVFQKLDKDKLPNIANMWDVIEDRVSKYDPGNEYAVNYMWGTTGLGVNMTKVKEVLGEDAPVDSLDLVFKPENMEKLAECGVHFLDAPTEMIPAALKFLGEDPQSQDPDVIAKAEPVLTAVAPHVQKFHSSEYINALANGDICVAFGWSGDILQSRDRAAEADNGVEIAYYAPKEGALMWFDNMAIPADAPNPDGAHKFLNFMMEPENMAAASNYVYYANGNKASQEFLAEDVIGDTAIYPDEATLENLYTISSYSPKVQRVVTRMWTKIKSGI
- a CDS encoding GntR family transcriptional regulator translates to MNLNSADLASQKPLESPAKVPAHQHVYERVRKLILFGDLAPGQAVTIQGLAETLDAGMTPVREALRRLIAEGALVHQGNRRVSVPVLDLEGVNELEFMRKTLETELAQRATGRMSETVLNELAQVDDALNHAIDRGDIGEYLTQNYRFHTIINACAEAPILAATVDRLWLMFGPSLRVVCGRFGTSNLPDKHADLLAAFREGDASKAAQAMAEDVSQGMVQIRASL
- a CDS encoding aspartate aminotransferase family protein, which produces MAHITNHMPTAELQALDAAHHMHPFTTNDELAEKGARIITRAKGVYLTDSEGNEILDGMAGLWCVNIGYGRQEMADVAARQMLELNYYNTFFMTSHVPAIALAKEIASLAPGDLNHVFFAGSGSEANDTNIRMVRTYWAMKGKPEKSHIISRKNAYHGSSMGSGSLGGMSYMHEQGGMPIPGIHHINQPDWWVEGGDHTPEAFGLARAQELEAKILELGADNVAAFIGEPIQGAGGVIVPPSTYWPEIQRICDKYDVLIIADEVICGFGRTGSWFGSETMGIKPHIMTIAKGLSSGYQPIGGSIVCDEIAQTIGSGEFNHGYTYSGHPVCSAVALENLRIMQDEKILDHVNNVAAPALKEGLAKLAEHPLVGTVNVAGLMASLPLSPRKETRSKFAGDAGTVGYMCRERCFANNLVMRHVGDRMIISPPLVITPEEIKVFMTRATKALDETYTAVKEGGLLKAAEDHAQDAESPLG
- a CDS encoding ABC transporter ATP-binding protein translates to MADTSATNAFVEFERVQKSYDGENLVVKDLNLSMPKGEFLTMLGPSGSGKTTCLMMLAGFETATHGDIRLDGKSINNIPPHKRGIGMVFQNYALFPHMTVAENLAFPLEVRKIGKSEREEKVKIALDRVQMGDFGGRRPAQLSGGQQQRVALARALVFEPELVLMDEPLGALDKQLRETLQFEITHLAHELGITVVYVTHDQTEALTMSDRVAVFENGRIQQLAPPDLLYEEPENSFVAQFIGENNTLEGVVTEIKGGTCLVQLDGGGLIEAKPINVTRAGERTRVSIRPERVEFNKDRMQEGAHTLKAEVLEFVYMGDIFRTRLRVAGTDNFIIKTRNAPDQVRLKPGQQIEIGWLAEDCRALDA
- a CDS encoding extracellular solute-binding protein; this translates as MKFTTTLLASSAIIGAGTLAFADAHADMAKEMTLVSWGGAYQASQDKAYLQPYLEMHPELSAVWDESSNEAVAKLRAMNEAGNVTWDLVDVVAADAIRLCDEGLAMEIDADEMLAEAPDGTSAEDDFGDLLVSDCFIPQIVYSTTFGYRTDMVGDTPPTKICDVFDTEAYPGKRALEKRPINNMEWALLCDGVAKDEVYDVLATPEGQEQALAKLDTIKDDVIWWSAGADTPQLLADGEVVMGSTYNGRLFSVIEEQDQPVAMLWDAQVFDLDGWIIPAGLPDDRLARVKDFVKFATDTQRLADQSQYISYGPARLSSAPMVGKHAELGIDMAPHMPTDPANAENTFLYNYEFWADYRDDIDAKFQAWLAQ
- a CDS encoding ABC transporter permease; this encodes MSDTADATNDTPEQTGPMLAADGTPLKRSLNRALRRQKLSALLLIAPLLIFILITFIAPIADMLFRSVENQIVSDTLPRTTQTLSDWDSESGETPGAPVYKALYEDLFIAQERKLHTRLGSRLNYELTGASSLFRKSGRGVDDIGEVFQDQFEDLNDFWKKGENWNALLGSDAWLAEISDWKKSSGDDQPAFEMREGMAELLPETAEYYEIFADFVQNDDEDNLYKEDPWALIYSALYDDLTGPTASQIASYSGPASAELTEAAAAAPAFDAVDYKTAFTEIDDDWGKTPIWSTIRAYSPALTNGYFLNAVDMQKTADGPEFRPDNERIYGTLFMSVCITLSCILLGYPVAWILANLPARTANLLMILVLLPFWTSLLVRTSAWKVMLQQQGVINDTLVWLGLVADDSRLALINNQTGTIIAMTHILLPFMILPLYSVMQTVPPSYLRAAKSLGATNWTAFWRVYFPQSVPGIGAGSILVFILSIGYYITPEIVGGTTGTFISNRIAYHISSSLNWGLAAALGAILLAVVLGLYWAYDKIVGIDNVKLGG